A region of Solanum dulcamara chromosome 7, daSolDulc1.2, whole genome shotgun sequence DNA encodes the following proteins:
- the LOC129895325 gene encoding uncharacterized protein LOC129895325 codes for MANNISISLPKFNQTLISFTNLSSLSNFPYSKVHLHNQYYHQFKKETNYTTSSYGYRLFSRRSFMEDEDEEDDLNSKTYNFQEAVELFNSRDYYRCHDVLEALWNESQEPIRTLLHGILQCAVGFHHLFNQNHKGAMMELGEGLCKLRKFNFENGPFYEFEKEISQVLDFIYTTQIEVAACGDDICVTMDQSERSYQLLGGFAAGQQLYSLASNNYQDDYCYLVFSYGKYHENVEQLRIKLPTIDASEENLKELEYI; via the exons ATGGCAAATAACATTTCCATCAGTCTCCCAAAATTCAATCAAACTCTAATATCCTTTACCAACTTATCTTCACTCTCTAATTTTCCATACTCAAAGGTTCATTTACATAACCAATATTATCATCAATTCAAAAAGGAGACCAATTACACTACATCATCATATGGTTATCGTCTCTTTTCTCGAAGGAGTTTTATGGAAGACGAAGATGAAGAAGACGATCTTAATTCGAAAACCTACAATTTCCAAGAAGCTGTGGAGCTTTTTAATAGTAGAGATTATTACAG ATGTCACGACGTTCTTGAAGCCCTTTGGAATGAATCCCAAGAGCCAATTCGAACTCTACTTCATGGAATTCTTCAATGTGCAGTAGGATTCCATCACTTATTCAACCAAAATCATAAAGGAGCAATGATGGAATTGGGAGAAGGGCTATGTAAGCTTAGAAAATTTAACTTTGAAAATGGACCATTTTATGAGTTTGAGAAagaaatttctcaagttttggATTTCATCTATACAACACAAATAGAAGTTGCTGCTTGTGGTGATGATATTTGTGTAACTATGGATCAATCAGAAAGATCATATCAACTTCTTGGTGGCTTTGCAGCAGGACAACAACTTTATAGCTTGGCTAGTAATAATTACCAAGATGATTATTGCTATCTTGTTTTCTCTTACGGAAAATATCATGAAAATGTAGAACAACTTAGGATAAAACTTCCAACTATTGATGCTTCTGAAGAAAATCTTAAGGAGTTGGAGTATATTTGA